CCGGCAGGCCGGCAATGGGAAAAACGAGTTTTGGACTGACGATTGCTCACTATGTTGCGCTCAGCCAGCGCCTTCCGGTGGCTGTATTCAGCCTGGAAATGTCTAAAGAACAGTTAGTCCAGAGAGTGTTGTGCTCAGAAGCGAAAGTTGACCAGCAGAAAGTCCGCAACGGCCAACTCAATGAGAGTGACTGGATAAAGCTGACCGAAGCAGCATCTAAACTAGCAAATGCTCCTCTTTATATCGACGATTCAGCCCTTTTATCGGTGCGTCAGGTGAGGGCTAAAGCCAAGCGCCTGCAGCTGGAAAAAGGATTGAGCCTGATAGTTATTGACTACCTGCAATTGATGCAGTCAAACCTGCGTGTGGAAAACAGGCAGCAGGAAATTTCAGAAATTTCTCGTTCCCTGAAAAGCCTGGCAAAAGATCTCCAGGTCCCGGTAGTCGCTTTGGCTCAGCTCAGCCGCCAGGTTGAGCAGAGGCAGGATAAAAGACCGATTATGTCCGATCTAAGGGATAGCGGGAGCATTGAGCAGGATGCCGATATCGTAATGTTTATTTACAGGGATGAATACTACAAATCCGATTCTGATAAAAAAGGTATTACAGAAATAATTATCGCAAAACAGCGCAACGGTCCCACCGGAGCCGTTGAATTAGCCTTCGTAAAGGAATTTACCCGTTTCCTAAACCTTTCAAAGCAAGGAGACATGGACGTTCCTTATCAAGCAGTCATTACATCATGAATGATAATGGTTTGTTCCCTGTGCATACCTACTCCTATAATTGCTATAGGCACACCGGATAATTCAGCAAGCCTTTGCAGATAGCTCCTTGCTTCGGCAGGGAGATCCCCGTAATTCCTTATGCTACTTATATCTTCATGCCATCCCGGCATTTCTTCGTATACCGGCTCACATTCCGAGAGAACTTTCAGGCTGGCAGGGAAGTCCTCCAGCGTTTCTCCTTTGTAGCGGTAGGAAACGCATATCTTAACAGTATTAAGTCCGGAAAGCACATCCAACTTCGTTACAGCGAGGTAGTCAAGTCCGTTTATGCGAGCTGCATAACGGGCTATCACACTGTCATACCAACCGCAGCGGCGCGGCCTTCCCGTAGTTGTTCCGTATTCGTTTCCACACCCCCTGATCTTTCCTCCCGTTTCATCCATAAGCTCTGTAGGGAATGGCCCTTCGCCAACGCGAGTTATATATGCTTTCGCTATCCCGACGACCCGGTTTATCCTGGTGGGTCCGATACCTGCTCCGGTACAGGCCGCGCCTGCTATAGGATGAGAAGATGTTACAAAGGGATAAGTCCCATGATCAAGATCCAAAAGAGTTCCCTGGGCCCCTTCGAACAGTATTTTTTTGCCCTCATCAAGCGCCGTATTAATTATCACAGATACGTCTGCTACGTATGGTTTTAAAATTCCGGCATATTTGCTGTATACTTCCAGCAATTCAGCGTAGTCAAATCCTTCTGCCCCGTAAACATTGTCTAGGAGTCTGTTTTTTCCTTCAAGCGCGTACTTAAGATAGAACCGGAATTCCTCCGGATCAATCAGATCCACAACCCTGATTCCCGCACGGGAAGCCTTATCAGCATAGGTTGGCCCGATACCGCGGCTGGTCGTTCCTATCCTTTGGCTGCCCTTTTGCTCTTCTTCACATAGATCTTGCCGCCGGTGGTAGGGCAGGATAATGTGGGCTCTTGGACTGATCCTTAGGAAATCGGTATTAATTCCCTGGCCGGTAAGTTGTTTTATCTCTTCAATAAGAGCCCCCGGATCGATGACTACTCCGTTGCCGATGAGACATAGCTTTCCAGGATAAAGAATACCAGAAGGGATCAGATGAAGTTTTAGTTCCCTGCCGTTGGCAACTACAGTATGTCCTGCATTGTTGCCGCCCTGGTATCTGACCACCACATCAGCCCTAGCTGCCAAAAAGTCAGTGACTTTTCCCTTGCCCTCGTCTCCCCATTGCGCCCCTACTACTATTAAAGCGGACATATTAAGTATCTTTACCTCCTAGTTTTTAGACGACCTACTTCGAGTGTCTATTTAAAATTTCACGGGCAGCTATCACACCGGCCACAGATGCCTGGACCAGGCCCCTGGTTACTCCGGCGCCATCACCCGCCGCAAACAGGTTGCTTATTTGAGTTTCTAAAGTATTTGTCAGTGACAGGCGCGAGGAATAAAATTTTACTTCTACTCCATATAAAAGCGTGTATCTGGAATAAACACCGGGAACAACCTGGTTGATAGCCTGAAGCATTTCCATTATGGCGACAAGGTGCCGGTATGGAAAAACGAGGCTCAGATCCCCCGGAGTGGCCTGCAGCAAGGTGGGAACAGTCAGACTTTTTTTCAATCTTTCAGGAGTGCTGCGCTGACCCTTTAGCAAATCACCGAGTCTTTGTACAATTACGGCGCCACTTAGAAGGTTTGACAAACTTGCTATATACTTCCCGTATGCAGTTGGTTCCTTGAAGGGTTCTGTAAATGTCTTGCTGACAAGGACGGCAAAATTTGTATTATCAGTTTTTCTGTAAGCGTGGGAATGGCCGTTAACTGTTATAACCCCGCCGGTGTTCTCCAGGACAACTTCGCCATTTGGGTTCATACAGAATGTACGCACCTTATCATCAAAGGTTCTTGAATAATAAATAAATTTAGCTTCGTAAAAAACAGTTGTCAAAGGGTCCATTACAGTTGCAGGAACTTCTACACGTACGCCAATGTCCACAGGGTTGATTACTGTGTTAAGTTTCAACCGCTGCGCTTCTTTACTCAGCCATTCCGACCCCTCGCGTCCGGGGGCTATGACGACGTACTTCCCAGAAAAGACTTCTCCGTTATGGGTACGCACACCTTTTACCTGGCTGTTCTCAACAATAATATTTTCAACGCTGCAGCAGGTCTGAATCATAACGCCATGCTCCAGGAGGAAGTCCTGCATGTTTTTTAGAATGTCCTGGCAGCGGCCTGTTCCGATATGGCGGATAGCTACAGGGATAAGCTTTAATTCTGCTTTTGCGGCGTTGTGCTGAAACGCCTGTATTTTGTCGGTTTGATCAAGCCCGAAAATGTTCTTGGGGGCGCCAAATGCAACATATATGTTATCAATATAATTAATCAGTTCGGATAATTCACGTTCACTTATATATTGCTCCAGGTTTCCGCCGATTTCGGTTGAAAGGGTCAGTTTGCCGTCACTGAATGCCCCTGCGCCGCCCCAACCGCAGATTACAGAACACGGTTTGCAGTTAA
This is a stretch of genomic DNA from Desulfotomaculum sp.. It encodes these proteins:
- a CDS encoding replicative DNA helicase; this translates as MTDEKDKSLPQNIDAEQSVIGALFIDRNSIAKVTRFLRAEDFYMESHRKIYEAILFLEENGHPVDLITVVNHLRDTGVLDRIGGATYIASLASMLPTAANVEYHAHIVEEKALLRNLIQIATRIANLGYEGENVEQLIDQSEKMILELTSRRASSAFTTMKELVMQVLKFIEERYKNKGAILGVESGFYDIDKLCCGLQPGDLIIVAGRPAMGKTSFGLTIAHYVALSQRLPVAVFSLEMSKEQLVQRVLCSEAKVDQQKVRNGQLNESDWIKLTEAASKLANAPLYIDDSALLSVRQVRAKAKRLQLEKGLSLIVIDYLQLMQSNLRVENRQQEISEISRSLKSLAKDLQVPVVALAQLSRQVEQRQDKRPIMSDLRDSGSIEQDADIVMFIYRDEYYKSDSDKKGITEIIIAKQRNGPTGAVELAFVKEFTRFLNLSKQGDMDVPYQAVITS
- a CDS encoding adenylosuccinate synthase — translated: MSALIVVGAQWGDEGKGKVTDFLAARADVVVRYQGGNNAGHTVVANGRELKLHLIPSGILYPGKLCLIGNGVVIDPGALIEEIKQLTGQGINTDFLRISPRAHIILPYHRRQDLCEEEQKGSQRIGTTSRGIGPTYADKASRAGIRVVDLIDPEEFRFYLKYALEGKNRLLDNVYGAEGFDYAELLEVYSKYAGILKPYVADVSVIINTALDEGKKILFEGAQGTLLDLDHGTYPFVTSSHPIAGAACTGAGIGPTRINRVVGIAKAYITRVGEGPFPTELMDETGGKIRGCGNEYGTTTGRPRRCGWYDSVIARYAARINGLDYLAVTKLDVLSGLNTVKICVSYRYKGETLEDFPASLKVLSECEPVYEEMPGWHEDISSIRNYGDLPAEARSYLQRLAELSGVPIAIIGVGMHREQTIIIHDVMTA
- a CDS encoding FAD-dependent oxidoreductase, which codes for MNENYDVIIIGAGPAGIFTALELVKSGQNLKILILEKGQNIQNRICPARERNDNCFNCKPCSVICGWGGAGAFSDGKLTLSTEIGGNLEQYISERELSELINYIDNIYVAFGAPKNIFGLDQTDKIQAFQHNAAKAELKLIPVAIRHIGTGRCQDILKNMQDFLLEHGVMIQTCCSVENIIVENSQVKGVRTHNGEVFSGKYVVIAPGREGSEWLSKEAQRLKLNTVINPVDIGVRVEVPATVMDPLTTVFYEAKFIYYSRTFDDKVRTFCMNPNGEVVLENTGGVITVNGHSHAYRKTDNTNFAVLVSKTFTEPFKEPTAYGKYIASLSNLLSGAVIVQRLGDLLKGQRSTPERLKKSLTVPTLLQATPGDLSLVFPYRHLVAIMEMLQAINQVVPGVYSRYTLLYGVEVKFYSSRLSLTNTLETQISNLFAAGDGAGVTRGLVQASVAGVIAAREILNRHSK